A genomic segment from Synergistes jonesii encodes:
- a CDS encoding CGGC domain-containing protein codes for MAVKFVLIVQCDKSRERCSGFACTDSFYNREGFFKGHGYEEGVRYLALTCGGCCGTGLAMKLEHFSKKLLKKTGIKKEEVAVHLSSCMVTDNYHHDRCPNIAYIKDIVRKKGYGDVVDGTYLSEASERKRCAGVYKRYD; via the coding sequence ATGGCGGTAAAATTTGTTTTGATCGTCCAATGCGACAAATCGCGCGAGAGATGCAGCGGCTTTGCCTGTACGGACAGCTTCTACAATCGCGAAGGTTTTTTTAAGGGACACGGCTACGAAGAGGGCGTGCGCTACCTGGCGCTGACCTGCGGAGGCTGCTGCGGCACCGGGCTGGCCATGAAGCTTGAGCATTTTTCGAAAAAGCTGCTGAAGAAGACGGGTATAAAAAAAGAGGAGGTCGCCGTGCACCTTTCTTCCTGTATGGTCACAGACAACTACCATCACGACCGCTGCCCGAACATCGCCTATATAAAGGACATAGTCCGCAAAAAAGGCTATGGGGACGTCGTCGACGGCACATACCTCAGCGAGGCCTCCGAAAGAAAGCGCTGCGCCGGCGTGTATAAAAGATACGATTGA
- a CDS encoding dicarboxylate/amino acid:cation symporter, with product MSEQNSVWKSYRFPIILIIAIAIGCVLGSVMGKDALVLKPLGDIFVNAMFMVVVPLVFTTICSAVASMSSMERLGKVMKYLVLVFAVTGAIAAVLMLIAVTVFPPASGATIQLQLPEEIKAFSTADQVVKAFTTDDFVGLLSRRAMLPLILFTIFFGFCLQSLGERGRALGRGIAVAADAMLQMVRYLMYYAPIGLAAYFAALVGDYGPQLLGAYFRSMVVYHVVTFAYFIIAFTIYSWWGTDGRGVRTFWGRIIPPAIMALGSGSSTATLPLNLEAANGMGIPRDISEIVLPIGATAHMEGSCLSGILKISFLFGIFGLPFSGFGTMATAVAVAVLSGVVLSGIPGGGLVGEMLIVSLYGFPPEAFPIIATIGFLVDPAATMVNATGDTCSALMISRLVEGKDWFAKAIAEKSEEAA from the coding sequence ATGTCGGAACAAAACAGCGTATGGAAATCTTATCGTTTCCCGATCATACTGATCATAGCGATAGCGATCGGCTGCGTCCTCGGCTCGGTGATGGGGAAGGACGCGCTCGTGCTGAAGCCTCTGGGGGATATCTTCGTCAACGCGATGTTCATGGTGGTCGTGCCGCTCGTCTTCACGACGATATGCAGCGCGGTCGCGTCGATGTCGTCGATGGAGCGCCTGGGGAAGGTCATGAAGTACCTCGTCCTCGTCTTCGCCGTCACCGGCGCGATAGCGGCGGTTCTTATGCTCATCGCGGTCACCGTATTCCCGCCGGCGAGCGGCGCGACGATACAGCTTCAGCTTCCCGAGGAGATCAAGGCATTCAGCACCGCCGACCAGGTCGTAAAGGCCTTCACGACCGACGACTTCGTCGGCCTGCTCTCGCGCCGCGCGATGCTGCCGCTGATCTTATTCACGATCTTCTTCGGCTTCTGCCTCCAGTCTCTCGGCGAACGCGGACGAGCTCTCGGGCGCGGCATCGCGGTGGCGGCCGACGCGATGTTGCAGATGGTCAGATACCTTATGTACTACGCGCCGATAGGCCTGGCGGCTTACTTCGCGGCGCTCGTCGGCGACTACGGCCCGCAGCTTTTGGGCGCCTATTTTCGCTCGATGGTCGTCTATCACGTCGTGACATTCGCCTACTTCATCATAGCTTTCACGATCTACTCGTGGTGGGGCACGGACGGGCGCGGCGTGCGCACCTTCTGGGGGCGGATCATACCGCCGGCGATAATGGCGCTCGGCTCCGGCAGCAGCACGGCCACTCTGCCTCTGAACCTTGAGGCGGCGAACGGCATGGGCATCCCGCGCGACATCAGCGAGATCGTGCTGCCCATAGGCGCGACCGCTCATATGGAGGGCTCCTGCCTCTCCGGAATCCTCAAAATATCCTTCCTCTTCGGAATCTTCGGCCTGCCCTTCTCGGGCTTCGGCACGATGGCGACGGCCGTCGCGGTCGCTGTGCTTTCCGGGGTCGTCCTTTCGGGGATTCCGGGCGGCGGCCTCGTCGGCGAAATGCTGATTGTCAGCCTTTACGGCTTTCCGCCGGAGGCCTTCCCGATCATCGCGACGATCGGCTTCCTCGTCGACCCGGCTGCGACGATGGTCAACGCGACCGGCGACACCTGCTCGGCGCTGATGATCTCGCGCCTCGTCGAAGGAAAAGACTGGTTCGCGAAGGCCATAGCAGAAAAATCGGAGGAAGCGGCGTAA
- a CDS encoding PepSY domain-containing protein has translation MKRTAILAAAAAVLFAALSAHGAELIGEAKAKEIALKHAGVEPHTARFTKTEFDREHGRAEYELEFFAGSVEYDYEIDAESGEVCGFSHERRGGAPGEIGGPATIGEDEARRIALSRVRGATEGDVRKLRLENEDGRKIYQCEIFYGGREYEFEIDAGSGEVLKLEADR, from the coding sequence ATGAAAAGGACGGCAATTCTTGCGGCAGCGGCGGCCGTACTCTTTGCGGCGCTCTCGGCGCATGGCGCGGAGCTCATAGGCGAGGCGAAGGCCAAGGAGATAGCGCTGAAGCACGCCGGCGTAGAGCCGCATACGGCGCGCTTTACAAAGACGGAGTTCGACAGAGAGCACGGCAGGGCGGAATATGAGTTAGAATTCTTTGCCGGCAGCGTAGAATACGATTACGAGATAGATGCCGAAAGCGGCGAGGTGTGCGGCTTCTCTCACGAGAGAAGAGGCGGCGCGCCAGGGGAAATTGGCGGTCCCGCCACGATCGGCGAGGACGAGGCCAGGAGAATCGCGCTCTCCCGCGTTCGGGGGGCGACCGAGGGGGACGTCAGAAAGCTCAGGCTTGAGAACGAAGACGGAAGAAAAATCTATCAGTGCGAAATCTTTTACGGCGGCAGGGAATACGAATTTGAGATAGACGCCGGGAGCGGCGAAGTGCTCAAATTAGAGGCGGACCGCTGA
- a CDS encoding FeoB-associated Cys-rich membrane protein → MAATIVISALLFIAVVAIIAKLSRDKREGKCSCGCSNGCSGCGSAAHNASKEDK, encoded by the coding sequence ATGGCTGCAACGATAGTGATAAGCGCCCTGCTCTTTATCGCGGTGGTCGCGATAATCGCAAAGCTGAGCAGGGACAAGCGCGAGGGCAAATGCTCCTGCGGCTGTTCGAACGGCTGCAGCGGCTGCGGCTCCGCTGCGCATAACGCTTCGAAGGAGGACAAATAA
- the feoB gene encoding ferrous iron transport protein B yields MVMKIALAGNPNSGKTTLFNVLTGANQSVGNWPGVTVEKKEGVLRGHKDVKIADLPGIYSLAPYSPEERIARNYLLDERPDAIINIIDGSNLERNLYLTTQLAELGIPMVAAVNMIDVVKKRGETIDCAVLSKKLGMPAVEISALKNSGIEELVIAALGAAEKRVSGEVKKIFGRAVESALAEIEASFAGEVPSCEKRWYAIKLFEGDPQAAESFKNNKGALAAAKEVRERCEAEFDDDAESIVTGERYGYIASMIHEAHKKQGENLLTVTDRIDSVVTNRVLALPIFAAIVFVVYYISVTTVGTFVTDWTNDVLFGEVIPPAVEGFLASLDVADWLQSLILDGIVAGVGAVLGFVPQMFVLFALLAVLEYSGYMARVAFILDRIFRRFGLSGKSFIPMIVATGCGVPGVMASRTIENEHDRRMTIMTTTFMPCGAKLPIIALIAGALFGGTWWVAPSAYFVGIASIIISGLMLKKTSLFAGESAPFVMELPEYHMPSIANIASSTWERGYSFIKKAGTIILLSTIFVWFTSSFGYVDGHFAMVEDLSDGFLAKIGNSIAWIFAPLGWGTWQSAVAAFTGLVAKENVVGTFGILFGYAELSEDGAEIWKALQAHYTPLAAYSFLVFNLLCAPCFAAMGAIKREMNSAKWTCIAIGYQTLYAYAASFVVYQLGLVAWGHAFNMLSALAAAIVIGAAYMIFRPVVKKDRISAYAGADSARA; encoded by the coding sequence ATGGTAATGAAGATAGCACTTGCGGGGAACCCGAACAGCGGGAAAACCACTTTATTCAACGTGTTGACCGGCGCGAATCAGTCGGTCGGCAACTGGCCCGGCGTCACGGTCGAGAAGAAGGAGGGCGTCCTCCGTGGACATAAGGACGTGAAGATAGCTGACCTCCCGGGAATCTATTCTCTCGCGCCGTACAGCCCCGAGGAGCGCATCGCGAGGAATTATCTGCTCGACGAGCGCCCGGACGCGATAATAAACATTATCGACGGAAGCAATCTGGAACGCAATCTCTACCTCACGACGCAGCTCGCGGAGCTCGGCATACCGATGGTCGCCGCGGTGAACATGATCGACGTCGTGAAGAAGCGCGGCGAAACGATCGACTGCGCTGTGCTCTCGAAGAAGCTGGGGATGCCGGCGGTCGAGATATCGGCGCTGAAGAACAGCGGCATAGAGGAGCTCGTAATAGCGGCGCTCGGCGCCGCGGAGAAAAGAGTCTCCGGCGAGGTGAAGAAAATTTTCGGCCGCGCGGTCGAAAGCGCGCTCGCCGAGATAGAAGCCTCCTTCGCCGGCGAGGTCCCGTCGTGCGAGAAGCGCTGGTACGCGATAAAGCTTTTCGAGGGAGATCCGCAGGCCGCCGAGAGCTTCAAAAATAACAAGGGCGCGTTAGCCGCCGCGAAGGAGGTGCGCGAGCGCTGCGAAGCGGAATTCGACGACGACGCCGAGAGCATTGTCACAGGCGAAAGGTACGGTTACATCGCGTCGATGATCCACGAGGCGCATAAGAAGCAGGGGGAAAATCTTCTTACCGTCACCGACAGGATCGACTCGGTCGTGACGAACCGCGTGCTCGCGCTGCCGATATTCGCAGCAATTGTTTTTGTGGTGTATTACATTTCGGTGACGACGGTCGGAACGTTCGTCACCGACTGGACCAACGACGTCCTCTTCGGCGAGGTCATCCCGCCGGCGGTCGAGGGTTTCCTCGCGTCGCTTGATGTCGCCGACTGGCTGCAGAGCCTGATACTCGACGGAATAGTCGCCGGCGTCGGCGCTGTGCTCGGCTTCGTGCCGCAGATGTTCGTCCTCTTCGCGCTCTTAGCGGTGCTGGAGTACTCAGGCTATATGGCGCGCGTCGCGTTCATCCTCGACAGGATATTCCGCCGCTTCGGGCTTTCGGGCAAATCTTTCATACCGATGATCGTAGCCACCGGCTGCGGCGTTCCTGGGGTCATGGCCTCGCGCACGATAGAAAACGAGCACGACCGCCGCATGACTATTATGACTACGACCTTTATGCCCTGCGGCGCTAAGCTGCCGATAATCGCTCTCATCGCAGGCGCGCTCTTCGGCGGGACGTGGTGGGTTGCCCCCTCAGCCTACTTCGTCGGTATTGCCTCGATCATAATCTCCGGTCTGATGCTAAAGAAGACCTCCCTTTTCGCCGGAGAGAGCGCGCCTTTTGTTATGGAGCTCCCCGAATACCATATGCCTTCGATCGCCAACATAGCGTCGAGTACATGGGAGCGCGGCTACAGCTTCATTAAAAAAGCCGGAACGATAATCCTGCTCTCAACGATTTTCGTCTGGTTCACGTCGAGCTTCGGCTATGTCGACGGACATTTCGCGATGGTGGAGGACCTATCCGACGGCTTCCTCGCGAAGATAGGAAACTCGATAGCGTGGATATTCGCGCCTCTCGGCTGGGGTACCTGGCAGTCGGCCGTCGCGGCCTTCACGGGGCTCGTAGCCAAGGAGAACGTCGTAGGCACCTTCGGGATACTCTTCGGCTACGCCGAGCTCTCGGAGGACGGCGCGGAAATATGGAAAGCGCTTCAGGCTCACTATACGCCGCTTGCAGCCTACTCGTTCCTGGTGTTCAACCTGCTCTGCGCGCCCTGCTTCGCCGCTATGGGGGCGATCAAGCGCGAGATGAACAGCGCGAAGTGGACCTGCATTGCGATAGGCTACCAGACCTTATACGCCTACGCGGCGTCCTTCGTAGTCTACCAGCTGGGGCTCGTCGCCTGGGGACACGCTTTCAATATGCTGTCCGCGCTTGCCGCCGCAATCGTTATAGGCGCTGCCTATATGATCTTCCGCCCTGTTGTTAAGAAAGACCGCATTTCGGCTTACGCAGGCGCGGACAGCGCACGCGCTTAG
- a CDS encoding FeoA family protein, giving the protein MKTLRDVNPGESVSVVKVHGTGALRRRLLDMGITKGTKVDVLKMAPLGDPIEVTVRGYDLSLRKAEGEIVEVE; this is encoded by the coding sequence ATGAAGACTCTGAGGGATGTGAACCCCGGGGAATCGGTCAGCGTCGTTAAGGTGCACGGAACAGGCGCGCTGCGTCGCAGACTGTTGGATATGGGGATAACGAAGGGGACTAAGGTGGACGTCTTGAAGATGGCGCCGCTGGGAGATCCCATCGAAGTAACGGTGCGGGGCTACGACCTCTCTCTGCGAAAGGCCGAGGGAGAGATCGTCGAAGTAGAGTAG
- a CDS encoding FeoA family protein, with protein MMPLVMANAGEIHTIKNVGGEGKKRRFIEGLGFVPGAEVVVISKNSGNLIVGIKGSRIAIDHQAALKIMI; from the coding sequence ATGATGCCTTTGGTTATGGCGAACGCAGGTGAGATACACACGATAAAGAATGTCGGCGGCGAGGGCAAAAAGAGGCGGTTCATCGAGGGGCTCGGCTTCGTCCCCGGCGCGGAGGTCGTCGTGATCTCGAAAAATTCCGGCAATCTCATCGTCGGCATAAAGGGTTCGCGCATAGCGATAGACCATCAGGCGGCACTCAAAATTATGATTTGA
- a CDS encoding FeoB-associated Cys-rich membrane protein produces MTTIAISVLLFIAAAAIITKLSRDRREGKCSGCSCGCCGSATHNTSKEDK; encoded by the coding sequence GTGACGACGATAGCGATAAGCGTTCTGCTCTTTATCGCGGCGGCCGCGATAATCACGAAGCTGAGCAGGGACAGGCGCGAAGGCAAATGCTCCGGCTGTTCATGCGGTTGCTGCGGCTCCGCGACGCATAACACTTCAAAGGAGGACAAATAA
- a CDS encoding chromate transporter — protein sequence MILLLNLFYEFFKVGLFAVGGGLATLPFLYALSAKSGWFTPTDVANMIAVAESTPGAIGVNMATFAGFITAGAPGAAAATLGLILPSIVVVLLVANLLENFHENVVVKDAFYGLRPASIALLCAAGVKVFAAAMLSFDKFCAPVSFSALASALNWKAIVFGIILYAAQKRLKWSFVSFIVISAAVGIIFKFSC from the coding sequence ATGATTCTACTGCTGAACCTCTTTTACGAATTTTTCAAGGTCGGGCTCTTCGCGGTGGGCGGCGGGCTCGCCACTCTGCCCTTCCTCTATGCGCTGTCGGCGAAGAGCGGCTGGTTCACTCCGACCGACGTCGCGAACATGATAGCCGTCGCCGAGTCGACGCCGGGCGCGATAGGCGTCAACATGGCGACTTTCGCCGGCTTTATCACGGCCGGCGCACCGGGCGCCGCTGCCGCGACGCTTGGGTTGATTCTGCCGTCGATCGTCGTCGTTCTGCTCGTCGCGAATCTCCTGGAAAATTTTCATGAAAACGTCGTCGTGAAGGACGCTTTTTACGGGCTGCGCCCCGCGTCGATCGCGCTCCTGTGCGCGGCCGGAGTGAAGGTCTTCGCGGCCGCGATGCTCTCCTTCGATAAATTCTGCGCGCCGGTAAGTTTTTCCGCGCTCGCGTCCGCCCTCAACTGGAAAGCGATTGTTTTCGGCATCATTCTTTACGCCGCCCAAAAGAGGCTGAAGTGGAGCTTTGTCTCCTTTATAGTGATCTCCGCCGCGGTCGGAATAATTTTCAAATTTTCCTGCTGA
- a CDS encoding chromate transporter: MKNLLRLYLIFLKIGSVTFGGGLAMYPVLRREFIEERGWITEEELTDYYAVGQCTPGVVAINVSTFIGDKRGGAAGGFAATFGFVTAPLFVIALLAASLRAFAEYPVVRDAFAGVRVCVCVLVANAVARLWRNSVTDVATFFIFALVFALCAASPLLPFSVSPAAVVAASALFGAAWRRCKRGGR; this comes from the coding sequence GTGAAAAATCTCCTTCGCCTTTATCTGATATTCCTGAAAATCGGCTCCGTAACTTTCGGCGGGGGGCTTGCTATGTATCCCGTACTGCGCCGCGAATTCATCGAGGAGCGCGGCTGGATCACGGAGGAGGAGCTGACCGATTATTACGCGGTCGGGCAGTGCACGCCGGGCGTCGTCGCGATAAACGTCTCGACCTTCATCGGCGATAAGAGGGGCGGGGCGGCCGGCGGCTTCGCCGCGACCTTCGGCTTCGTCACGGCGCCGCTCTTTGTCATAGCGCTTCTCGCCGCTTCGCTGCGCGCGTTCGCCGAATACCCCGTCGTCCGCGACGCTTTCGCCGGCGTGCGCGTCTGCGTCTGCGTGCTCGTCGCGAACGCGGTGGCGCGGCTGTGGCGGAATTCCGTTACCGACGTCGCCACCTTTTTTATTTTCGCGCTCGTCTTCGCGCTCTGCGCCGCGTCGCCGTTGCTGCCCTTTTCGGTGAGCCCGGCTGCGGTGGTCGCCGCGTCGGCGCTCTTCGGGGCCGCGTGGCGGCGCTGCAAGAGGGGCGGAAGATGA
- a CDS encoding molybdopterin-dependent aldehyde oxidoreductase, with protein sequence MAKEKTEAQLAGGYVVKKLTVNGVPRRVIGKPEVTLLTVLREQLKMTGTKRGCNCGQCGVCNVILNGKVVRACITRWKSVPEFSQITTIEGVGTPENLHALQWAMIVCGAIQCGFCTPGFIMCGKALLDENKNPTREEVRDWFGKNWMACRCTGYKQIVDAVMKAAAILRGEEKIEELAKMYKPGDKVWNSSYPRPSAVYKATGLWDFGDDDRLKLPEEFLFAYPYALEGVRHAKVNKINISEAEKCEGVVKVCTYKDVKGTNRLRGQVGCDSAVTDGWERRIMVEEGDKIRQWGDIVAVVVADTEEHARAAAQKVKVDYEPLPELINVREAIKEDAVSVFDDCPGIDGMPNAWNKRCFTKGEDPHDIITNAAHKIDDEFYSSRQPHMVLEADCGYAYYDDEGRVTIHSKSCAIYFAIVKLARAIGLPPSKIRIIENNMGASFGYKTTVTNEQYLALALMTTGRPVYMRVDMKEHNQRTPKRSPSLMHIRAGADAKGKLVGVEGTCWIDHGPCSESANDLTNKSGQFFFSPYAYDDMRVTAYTIWTNHRWSSAFRAYGSPQIYWGVETAMDMLAYECGIDPFDFREQNLLEWAPFTDNPRGQFPSGYAPEVFPLPEMMKKARPVYEEMKKKAKELSTPEKKYGVGVSVSIYNANDDGADESGSNIELLKDGSVMIYNTWEDHGQGADMGTVGTAHEALRPLNLSPEQIKLYMNDTARCPNSGAAAASRSQTMTGNAIVDSCNKLLDAMRKPDGTYRTYDEMIAEGIPTFYEGKWQAKIQRKDGSVESCCGNDKDSGKGIPFAFHMFAVNLALVSVDMKTFKAHCEQFVLCGDVGVINNYLVVDGQQYGGVAQGIGLALTEDFLDESKYHNFVTMGFPYIKDITDDLTLIHSEVPRPLGPFGASGTGEMPLSGPHAAVGNAIYAACGARVKTIPAIPSRIKEALEEMKK encoded by the coding sequence ATGGCAAAAGAAAAGACAGAGGCGCAGTTAGCGGGCGGCTATGTGGTCAAGAAGCTCACCGTCAACGGAGTTCCACGCCGCGTGATAGGCAAGCCGGAGGTAACGCTGCTTACAGTCCTCCGCGAACAGCTCAAGATGACGGGTACTAAGCGCGGCTGCAATTGCGGGCAGTGCGGCGTCTGCAATGTCATCTTAAACGGCAAGGTCGTCCGCGCGTGCATCACGCGCTGGAAGAGCGTTCCCGAGTTCTCGCAGATCACGACTATCGAGGGCGTAGGCACGCCGGAGAATTTGCACGCGCTGCAGTGGGCGATGATAGTATGCGGAGCGATCCAGTGCGGTTTCTGCACGCCGGGCTTCATCATGTGCGGCAAAGCGCTCCTCGACGAGAACAAAAACCCGACGCGCGAAGAAGTCCGCGACTGGTTCGGCAAGAACTGGATGGCCTGCCGCTGCACCGGCTACAAACAGATAGTAGACGCGGTGATGAAAGCCGCGGCGATCCTGCGCGGCGAAGAGAAGATAGAAGAGCTCGCCAAGATGTACAAGCCGGGCGACAAAGTATGGAACTCGAGCTATCCGCGTCCGAGCGCGGTATACAAGGCGACCGGCCTGTGGGACTTCGGCGACGACGACCGCCTCAAACTGCCGGAAGAATTCCTCTTCGCCTATCCATATGCTCTGGAAGGAGTCCGCCACGCGAAAGTCAACAAGATAAACATAAGCGAAGCGGAGAAATGCGAAGGAGTCGTAAAAGTCTGCACCTACAAAGACGTCAAAGGCACCAACCGTCTGCGCGGACAGGTAGGGTGCGACTCCGCCGTCACCGACGGTTGGGAGCGCCGCATCATGGTAGAAGAAGGCGACAAAATCCGCCAGTGGGGCGACATAGTCGCCGTAGTCGTCGCCGACACCGAAGAACACGCTCGCGCGGCTGCGCAGAAAGTCAAAGTCGACTACGAACCTCTTCCCGAACTCATCAACGTACGCGAAGCGATCAAAGAAGATGCCGTCAGCGTCTTCGACGACTGCCCCGGCATAGACGGCATGCCCAATGCGTGGAACAAGCGCTGCTTCACGAAAGGAGAAGACCCGCACGACATAATTACAAACGCGGCGCACAAAATAGACGACGAATTCTACAGTTCCCGCCAGCCGCACATGGTCCTCGAAGCCGACTGTGGATACGCGTACTACGACGACGAAGGGCGCGTGACGATCCACTCCAAATCCTGCGCCATCTACTTCGCGATAGTCAAACTCGCGCGCGCCATAGGGCTGCCGCCGTCGAAAATTCGTATCATCGAAAACAACATGGGTGCCTCCTTCGGCTACAAGACGACAGTCACCAACGAGCAATACCTTGCGCTCGCCCTAATGACGACTGGGCGTCCGGTATACATGCGCGTCGACATGAAAGAACACAACCAACGCACGCCGAAACGCTCGCCCTCCCTCATGCACATCAGGGCCGGCGCGGACGCGAAAGGCAAACTCGTCGGAGTAGAAGGGACATGCTGGATCGACCACGGCCCCTGCAGTGAATCCGCGAACGACCTAACAAACAAAAGCGGACAATTCTTCTTCTCCCCCTACGCCTACGACGACATGCGCGTAACGGCGTACACCATCTGGACCAACCATCGCTGGAGCTCCGCCTTCCGCGCCTACGGCTCGCCGCAGATATATTGGGGAGTCGAAACGGCGATGGACATGCTGGCCTACGAATGCGGCATAGACCCCTTCGACTTTAGAGAACAAAACCTCCTCGAATGGGCGCCCTTCACCGACAATCCTCGTGGTCAATTCCCGTCGGGCTACGCGCCGGAAGTATTCCCGCTGCCGGAAATGATGAAAAAAGCGCGTCCCGTCTACGAAGAAATGAAAAAGAAAGCCAAAGAACTATCGACGCCTGAGAAGAAATACGGAGTAGGAGTCTCCGTCAGCATCTACAACGCGAACGACGACGGGGCCGACGAATCCGGCAGCAACATCGAACTTCTCAAAGACGGAAGCGTCATGATCTACAACACCTGGGAAGACCACGGACAAGGGGCCGACATGGGCACCGTCGGCACGGCGCACGAAGCGCTCAGGCCCTTGAACCTTTCCCCGGAACAGATCAAACTCTACATGAACGACACGGCGCGCTGCCCGAACAGCGGAGCGGCGGCGGCCAGCCGTTCGCAGACGATGACCGGCAACGCGATAGTAGACAGCTGCAACAAACTGCTCGACGCGATGCGCAAACCGGACGGCACATACCGTACCTACGACGAAATGATAGCAGAAGGCATCCCGACCTTCTACGAAGGCAAATGGCAGGCCAAGATACAGCGCAAAGACGGCTCCGTCGAGAGCTGCTGCGGCAACGACAAAGACAGTGGCAAAGGCATCCCCTTCGCCTTCCACATGTTCGCCGTCAACCTCGCGCTGGTCTCCGTCGATATGAAGACCTTCAAGGCGCACTGCGAACAATTCGTCCTCTGCGGCGACGTAGGAGTCATCAACAACTACCTAGTAGTAGACGGTCAGCAATACGGCGGAGTGGCGCAGGGCATCGGTCTTGCGCTCACGGAAGACTTCCTCGACGAATCGAAATACCACAACTTCGTGACGATGGGCTTCCCGTACATCAAAGACATCACGGACGACCTTACGCTGATACATTCGGAAGTGCCGCGTCCGCTTGGTCCGTTCGGGGCGTCTGGGACCGGCGAGATGCCGCTTTCCGGACCGCACGCCGCGGTAGGCAACGCCATCTACGCGGCATGCGGAGCGCGCGTTAAGACGATACCGGCCATACCGTCAAGGATCAAAGAGGCTCTTGAGGAGATGAAAAAGTAA
- a CDS encoding YkvI family membrane protein has protein sequence MTDQEISWKRVLVIAGSVVAYYMGAGYATGQEMLQYFAAYGLISLVSCVIYFIFFWYLNDNFMVAGHQGHFENGMQQVCRHFCGKYVGSFYDWFATIFCYLCFVVMCSGGGAVLWQQYGLPTWVGVLLIAVTGVATVVFGLGKMVDVIGRMGPVLILLCIAGAVLGIVFADTGISRGSELAPTLDIMKAAPTWWQAIISDIGFAIMWMVAFFAGIGRQEKNFKNARYGALLGIFMVSLAFGIVSLAEIANIEMIRNSQVPLLLIIDNVSPLAATVYSVVVFLGVYTTACPLLWTGVNRMAEEKTQKYRWLTVILGVAGFFIAVALPFNRLVNIVYVINGYVGFIFVVFVVARNVRDYRARKAAEADTYEAV, from the coding sequence ATGACTGATCAGGAAATTAGCTGGAAAAGAGTATTAGTTATAGCCGGTTCCGTTGTCGCTTATTATATGGGAGCCGGTTATGCCACCGGCCAGGAGATGCTACAATATTTTGCCGCTTACGGGTTAATTTCTCTTGTTAGCTGCGTAATTTACTTTATATTTTTTTGGTATCTCAACGATAACTTTATGGTGGCGGGTCATCAGGGACATTTTGAGAATGGGATGCAACAGGTGTGTCGCCACTTTTGCGGCAAATATGTTGGGTCTTTCTACGACTGGTTCGCCACGATCTTTTGCTATTTATGCTTCGTGGTGATGTGTTCCGGCGGCGGCGCTGTTTTGTGGCAGCAATACGGGCTGCCCACCTGGGTGGGCGTGCTGCTTATTGCAGTGACCGGCGTGGCTACCGTGGTGTTTGGTTTAGGGAAGATGGTGGATGTGATCGGCCGCATGGGGCCGGTGCTGATTTTGCTGTGCATTGCCGGCGCGGTGTTGGGCATCGTTTTTGCGGATACTGGCATCAGCCGGGGCAGCGAATTGGCTCCCACGCTGGACATCATGAAGGCTGCCCCCACTTGGTGGCAGGCTATTATCTCGGATATCGGTTTCGCTATCATGTGGATGGTAGCTTTCTTCGCAGGCATCGGGCGCCAGGAAAAGAATTTCAAAAATGCCAGATATGGCGCTTTGCTGGGTATCTTTATGGTATCTCTCGCCTTTGGCATTGTGTCTTTAGCGGAGATCGCCAATATTGAGATGATTCGGAATTCTCAGGTGCCCTTATTGCTGATCATCGACAATGTCAGCCCCCTGGCGGCTACCGTTTATTCGGTAGTGGTATTCCTGGGCGTTTATACAACCGCTTGTCCGCTGCTGTGGACCGGTGTCAACCGGATGGCGGAGGAAAAGACCCAAAAATATCGGTGGCTCACCGTCATTTTGGGAGTGGCCGGTTTCTTTATCGCCGTGGCTCTGCCTTTCAACCGTCTGGTCAATATCGTATATGTGATCAACGGTTATGTGGGTTTCATTTTCGTAGTGTTTGTGGTAGCCCGTAACGTGCGCGACTACCGGGCCAGGAAAGCAGCAGAAGCGGATACTTACGAAGCCGTTTAG